A stretch of the Ananas comosus cultivar F153 linkage group 14, ASM154086v1, whole genome shotgun sequence genome encodes the following:
- the LOC109720129 gene encoding uncharacterized protein LOC109720129, giving the protein MTSAPPSMPPVQVPTPTPPSMPPVQVPASTIAQLDVKLSGPNYREWSVSIQLLFDALDLTGHIDGAGPPTDDSKLKDWLVADRRARGIISTSVNIDIRMQLINLSTAHQMWSLLRQMYEQSSYAQSYAEFQEISMAHQGERSIQEFYSFMQARWRQLATMDEPLCRTCSACQCTVKQKQVRDQQRLFQFLMRLRPEFEALRGQLLHRTPFPTIDVALAELIAEETRLRVLSSSSSAMPNVLAAHGPASPPPVPAPTYHQPPSSYIPNPGTRKDKRSIQCRYCHLWGHSIQDCRKKKWADQHLRSSRNMPTVASAPSVPPVNNASSTEQQPSTIQLSLPQLLQMFQQHQLTPSTSSGQSPSIFSSTPSGFGMTGPGGSSDRDFDWTGS; this is encoded by the exons ATGACATCCGCACCTCCATCGATGCCGCCTGTACAGGTTCCTACACCGACACCTCCATCAATGCCGCCTGTACAGGTTCCTGCATCGACTATTGCCCAGCTCGATGTTAAACTCTCCGGGCCTAATTATCGTGAATGGTCGGTGTCCATTCAACTCTTGTTTGATGCTCTCGATCTTACTGGACATATTGATGGTGCTGGTCCACCAACCGATGATTCCAAACTCAAGGACTGGCTCGTTGCTGATCGACGTGCTCGTGGAATTATTTCTACATCGGTAAACATAGACATTCGGATGCAGCTTATCAATTTGTCCACCGCTCACCAGATGTGGTCTCTTCTTCGGCAGATGTATGAGCAGTCTAGTTATGCTCAATCATATGCTGAGTTTCAAGAGATCTCCATGGCTCATCAAGGTGAGCGTAGTATCCAAGAGTTTTACAGTTTTATGCAGGCTCGTTGGCGTCAACTGGCGACCATGGATGAACCCTTGTGTCGCACTTGCTCAGCTTGTCAGTGTACTGTCAAGCAAAAGCAGGTGCGTGATCAACAACGATTGTTCCAGTTTCTTATGCGCCTACGACCTGAGTTTGAAGCATTACGTGGCCAACTACTCCATCGAACTCCCTTCCCTACTATTGATGTGGCTCTCGCGGAATTGATTGCTGAGGAGACACGTCTTCGAGTTTTGAGTTCCTCTTCTTCCGCAATGCCTAACGTTCTTGCTGCTCATGGTCCTGCAAGTCCACCTCCCGTGCCAGCGCCTACTTATCATCAACCGCCTTCTAGTTACATTCCAAATCCTGGTACTAGAAAAGACAAACGAAGCATTCAATGTCGTTACTGTCATCTTTGGGGTCACTCAATTCAAGATTGCCGGAAAAAGAAATGGGCAGATCAGCATTTACGATCCTCTCGTAATATGCCTACTGTTGCATCTGCTCCTTCTGTTCCTCCGGTCAACAACGCGTCATCTACAGAGCAGCAACCTTCAACTATTCAATTGAGTCTTCCTCAACTACTGCAGATGTTTCAGCAACACCAATTGACTCCATCCACTTCGTCAGGGCAGTCCCCCTCTATCTTTTCATCTACGCCATCAGGTTTTGGTATGACTGGTCCTGGAG GATCGTCGGACCGGGACTTTGATTGGACAGGGTCATAG